The Phragmites australis chromosome 15, lpPhrAust1.1, whole genome shotgun sequence genome window below encodes:
- the LOC133893436 gene encoding auxin-responsive protein SAUR68-like, which yields MVRSLKLTEISKKWHGGSGSKVTSPSAAACPRGHFAAYTRDGRRFFIPIDYLGSDTFRELLNMAEEEFGAPGGRPIVLPCSADRLEQILDAIRGAKKKCAGAGRISKIW from the coding sequence ATGGTGAGGTCACTCAAGCTGACGGAGATCTCCAAGAAGTGGCACGGCGGCAGTGGCAGCAAGGTCACTTCCCCGAGCGCAGCGGCGTGCCCGCGGGGCCACTTCGCGGCCTACACCAGGGACGGTCGCCGGTTCTTCATCCCCATCGACTACCTCGGCAGCGACACCTTCCGGGAGCTCCTCAACATGGCCGAAGAGGAGTTCGGTGCCCCGGGCGGCCGCCCCATCGTGCTGCCGTGCTCCGCCGACCGCCTCGAGCAGATCCTCGATGCCATCCGAGGCGCCAAGAAGAAGTGCGCCGGTGCCGGCAGGATCAGCAAGATCTGGTAG